Proteins from a genomic interval of Psychrobacter fulvigenes:
- the tnpB gene encoding IS200/IS605 family element RNA-guided endonuclease TnpB: MTKQILKAHKVRLYPNEEQQIFFAKSFGCTRFIWNRMLSDKIEHYKSTKTELKNTPAQYKKEFDWLKEVDSFALANVQQNLRAAYSKFFKGFGFPKFKKKGHRDSYTTNNQKGTVAVTNNTVKLPKIGHIKAKFPSIINGLIKSTTISKTPSGKYYASLLVETVVEPFTKTHSKVGIDLGLTDFIVLSDGTKVANLKFLAKLQAQLTREQKILAKRREGAKAANRKLSDSRNYQKQKIKVAKVYERITNCRKDFLHKLSFNLIKNHDVIAIEDLNVKSMVKNKKLSKAISDSSWSAFTTMLAYKADWYGKKLVKIDRWYPSSKTCSGCGHLLTKAELPLQVRSWNCPDCLQDNDRDINASINILNEGLRLATLKTVGATGLA, from the coding sequence ATGACCAAGCAAATCCTAAAAGCCCATAAAGTCAGGCTGTACCCCAATGAAGAACAGCAAATATTCTTTGCCAAATCATTCGGCTGCACACGCTTTATCTGGAATAGGATGCTTAGTGACAAGATTGAGCATTATAAAAGCACCAAGACCGAGCTTAAAAACACTCCTGCGCAATATAAAAAAGAATTTGACTGGCTAAAAGAAGTCGATAGCTTTGCACTGGCTAACGTCCAGCAAAATCTTAGAGCCGCTTATAGTAAATTCTTCAAAGGTTTTGGCTTCCCAAAATTCAAAAAAAAAGGACACCGCGACAGCTACACCACCAACAACCAAAAAGGCACAGTAGCGGTCACAAACAACACCGTCAAACTACCTAAAATTGGTCATATTAAAGCCAAATTCCCAAGTATTATTAATGGCCTAATCAAAAGTACCACCATCAGCAAAACTCCATCAGGCAAGTACTATGCCAGCTTATTGGTTGAAACGGTTGTCGAACCATTCACTAAAACACACTCAAAAGTAGGTATTGATTTAGGCTTAACCGACTTTATCGTCTTATCAGACGGCACAAAAGTGGCTAATCTTAAGTTTCTAGCAAAGCTACAAGCTCAGCTTACGCGAGAACAAAAAATTTTAGCCAAACGACGAGAGGGTGCTAAAGCCGCCAATCGCAAATTATCAGACAGTCGCAACTATCAAAAGCAAAAAATCAAAGTCGCCAAAGTCTACGAGCGTATCACCAATTGCCGAAAAGACTTTCTACACAAACTCTCATTCAATCTCATCAAAAACCACGATGTGATTGCCATAGAGGACTTAAACGTCAAAAGCATGGTTAAGAACAAAAAGTTGTCTAAAGCCATATCAGACAGCTCATGGTCAGCCTTTACTACCATGCTGGCTTATAAAGCGGACTGGTACGGCAAAAAGCTTGTCAAAATAGACCGATGGTATCCATCTTCTAAGACCTGCTCAGGCTGTGGGCACTTACTGACTAAAGCTGAGCTACCATTACAGGTGAGATCATGGAATTGTCCAGACTGTCTGCAGGACAATGATAGAGACATCAACGCCAGTATCAATATCCTCAATGAGGGTTTGAGACTGGCAACACTCAAAACCGTCGGTGCGACGGGGTTAGCTTAG
- a CDS encoding DUF2868 domain-containing protein, whose product MLSPQDQLTELVRSLETQQHVFTTDPLLVTEKMQAEDGKPMQKLHRRASRIDSNGNLARVLGKIDGRIKGIMVIMSIVWCVSGFLGLFTLLQSNVVNFFYVLVCLLGFHTIMLGGWLVMALINQGRQSPSWFANFVSPSYLIRGKDDVTKAAVDLYERQLQHSGMRWYLGRFSHQLWLATLTGMMFAIIFLLIVRQYSFSWESTLLSDQALIGLTNVLGWLPSMVGFDVPDSAAIVQSRLVTDAMPLSVARQWASLLIGSLLMYGIVPRAIAWAFCALMFRRKKMRLDIKLPYYQKILNFWQRQVVDADDFKEAPAPVAPKATVSAGKKLVALLEYPSEQDNWWQVGIDAPDNDINDIENFGIVDDRDDMDRLTTYLEQHPVQVLLGIHSQALPDRGTLRKLDRIANAAKHGLIVQLLNNESTDTDTIPTSTTNANDPKNPQAVRYQQWQTALAARKIGLIANS is encoded by the coding sequence ATGCTATCACCACAAGATCAACTCACTGAACTGGTACGCTCGCTTGAGACCCAGCAGCATGTCTTTACTACTGATCCATTGCTTGTGACTGAAAAAATGCAGGCAGAAGACGGCAAGCCTATGCAAAAGTTGCATCGACGTGCATCACGTATAGACAGTAATGGCAATCTTGCGCGGGTGCTGGGTAAAATCGATGGCCGTATCAAAGGCATCATGGTCATCATGAGTATCGTGTGGTGCGTGTCAGGATTTTTAGGGCTATTTACTTTATTGCAGTCCAATGTTGTTAATTTCTTTTATGTGCTGGTTTGCTTGCTAGGCTTTCATACCATTATGCTTGGCGGCTGGCTGGTCATGGCCTTGATCAATCAAGGTCGTCAGTCTCCTAGTTGGTTTGCAAACTTTGTTAGCCCAAGTTATTTGATACGAGGTAAGGACGATGTCACCAAGGCGGCAGTCGACTTATACGAGCGTCAACTGCAGCACAGCGGTATGCGTTGGTATCTAGGTCGTTTTAGCCACCAGTTATGGCTAGCTACCTTGACAGGAATGATGTTTGCCATCATCTTTTTATTAATTGTACGTCAGTATAGTTTTAGTTGGGAGTCGACGTTATTATCAGATCAAGCGCTGATTGGCTTAACCAATGTACTTGGTTGGCTACCAAGTATGGTCGGTTTTGATGTGCCAGACAGCGCAGCTATTGTACAAAGTCGACTGGTCACAGATGCTATGCCATTATCTGTTGCACGGCAATGGGCAAGCTTGTTAATCGGCAGCTTGCTTATGTATGGTATCGTGCCCCGTGCAATAGCGTGGGCATTTTGTGCGTTGATGTTCCGCCGCAAAAAAATGCGTTTGGATATCAAACTACCCTACTATCAAAAGATTTTGAACTTTTGGCAGCGGCAAGTAGTTGATGCTGATGACTTTAAAGAAGCACCCGCTCCGGTAGCACCAAAAGCGACTGTGAGTGCAGGCAAGAAGTTGGTTGCCTTACTTGAGTATCCTTCAGAGCAGGATAACTGGTGGCAAGTAGGAATCGACGCCCCTGATAATGACATCAATGACATTGAAAACTTTGGCATCGTTGATGATCGTGATGATATGGATCGTCTGACTACTTATCTAGAGCAGCATCCAGTACAGGTATTATTGGGTATTCATAGTCAAGCACTGCCTGATCGCGGTACGCTGCGTAAGCTTGATCGTATTGCCAACGCCGCAAAACACGGTCTGATTGTGCAATTGTTAAATAACGAAAGCACTGATACCGATACCATCCCGACATCTACGACAAACGCTAATGATCCAAAAAACCCTCAAGCTGTCCGTTATCAACAATGGCAAACGGCACTAGCCGCCCGAAAGATTGGCTTGATAGCTAACAGTTAG
- a CDS encoding DUF3482 domain-containing protein, producing the protein MNHDNNNSNTQPKGLFADKAYPPEPDISQPTEINKPIDINKEQKISNSIYPADESLSASNTPLSTIAPELSERPTANKTTIASDEPLKLAVVGHTNTGKTSILRTLLRDVYFGEVKDEAATTRHVESAQLTDNQTGEVLVILYDTPGLEDASGLMDWLEDNTASRRDGIERLQQFLAADVAQGDALDSSEDYSQEAKVIRQLLAIDMAIYVVDAREPVLGKYKDELSILSWAAIPVMPVFNFTDSQDANIDEWQTMLARRNLHISTRFDSVAFEFADEMRLWQSLATMLTHAEMLEQLMQRRTENWARLYEEANIIIADFLLNVAAFVHEINEDDDPLPVLQQMQEAVRQSERSMQHKLLNLYKFYDNAVAATPLELQAYQQDPFDPELLKSYGIRTTSGAAAGALLGLGIDAAALGTTLGLGAALGGIAGGLLSNTGSIADKIIGVKRLYIDPATLTLLATRAMDLLVALRHRGHAATDATQLLYAKEQYAKEKITTDDSELVDDESNPITPWPTHKLPSELKKARGKPQWSSLSSGKSEQAESLRIDAAWSLSAKLQSHNLDRE; encoded by the coding sequence ATGAACCACGACAATAATAATTCTAATACTCAGCCCAAAGGCCTTTTTGCAGACAAGGCCTATCCTCCAGAGCCTGATATATCACAGCCTACTGAAATTAATAAGCCTATTGATATCAATAAAGAGCAAAAGATCAGCAACTCTATCTATCCTGCTGATGAGTCTCTTTCAGCTAGTAACACGCCGCTGTCAACAATAGCACCTGAATTGTCTGAGCGCCCTACAGCCAACAAAACCACAATCGCCAGTGATGAGCCGCTAAAACTGGCGGTCGTTGGTCATACCAATACGGGTAAGACATCGATATTACGTACCCTACTACGTGATGTCTATTTTGGAGAAGTCAAAGACGAGGCTGCCACGACCCGTCATGTAGAGAGTGCACAGCTGACAGATAACCAAACAGGCGAAGTGTTAGTGATTCTATACGATACGCCTGGCTTAGAAGACGCTTCTGGCTTGATGGATTGGCTAGAAGACAATACTGCCAGTCGCCGCGATGGGATTGAGCGTCTGCAACAGTTTTTGGCGGCAGATGTTGCTCAAGGTGATGCTTTAGATAGCAGCGAGGACTATAGTCAAGAAGCTAAGGTTATTCGTCAGCTGCTGGCAATTGATATGGCCATTTATGTAGTAGATGCGCGTGAGCCTGTACTCGGTAAGTATAAAGACGAGTTAAGCATTTTATCGTGGGCAGCGATTCCTGTGATGCCAGTGTTTAACTTTACTGATAGCCAAGACGCCAATATTGACGAATGGCAAACCATGCTGGCACGTCGAAACTTGCATATTTCTACTCGTTTTGACTCGGTGGCTTTTGAGTTTGCAGATGAAATGCGACTTTGGCAGAGTCTTGCTACGATGCTGACTCATGCGGAAATGCTTGAACAACTGATGCAGCGCCGTACGGAGAATTGGGCACGTCTTTATGAAGAGGCAAATATCATCATCGCTGATTTTTTATTAAATGTCGCAGCCTTTGTGCATGAGATTAACGAAGACGATGACCCACTACCAGTGTTGCAGCAAATGCAAGAAGCCGTACGCCAGAGCGAGCGTAGCATGCAGCATAAGCTATTAAATCTTTATAAGTTTTATGATAATGCGGTAGCAGCGACTCCGCTTGAGTTGCAAGCTTACCAACAAGACCCATTTGATCCTGAATTGCTCAAAAGCTATGGTATTCGTACCACTTCAGGTGCAGCCGCTGGCGCGTTACTAGGTTTGGGTATTGATGCGGCCGCATTAGGTACTACATTAGGGTTGGGTGCAGCATTGGGCGGTATCGCAGGTGGACTGTTATCTAATACTGGTAGTATTGCCGATAAGATAATTGGCGTAAAGCGTTTGTATATCGACCCCGCCACCTTAACCTTGCTTGCGACCCGAGCTATGGACTTACTGGTAGCCTTGCGCCATCGTGGTCATGCTGCCACTGATGCCACGCAGCTGCTATATGCTAAAGAGCAGTATGCTAAAGAAAAAATAACAACGGATGACAGTGAGCTTGTTGATGATGAGAGCAACCCGATTACCCCTTGGCCGACACATAAATTGCCAAGCGAGCTAAAAAAGGCTCGTGGCAAGCCGCAATGGTCATCGCTCAGTAGTGGCAAGTCAGAACAAGCCGAAAGTTTACGAATTGACGCTGCATGGTCGCTTTCAGCTAAGTTACAGTCGCATAATCTTGATCGTGAATGA
- a CDS encoding ArsA family ATPase has protein sequence MALHPLNALVTQLATQPIIFVGGKGGVGKTTTAAALASRYAAQQKKTLIISTDPAHSLGDVLNMSLSNEKTAITPYLDALELNPDVIVDAHFKQVERTIKGYANPDMMPKIREHLRLSKSAPGAQEAAMLESMCQHLVAAADAGYEHIVFDTAPTGHTLRLLVLPEMMGAWTDGLLAQQRRQAKLRSVASSLDTEKKVDVSNPFTKHKPDRWEQAVSVLEKRKQLFRQAGALLHDREKTAIVLVMTADVLPLAETKRAIQQLEETTLTPAAIVVNQLITPMQTDGFWRKRADRQQQLMNEIESSFADYPVYPIYLQQTDVRGTEALSKLLS, from the coding sequence ATGGCTCTACATCCTTTAAATGCATTGGTCACGCAGCTGGCGACTCAACCGATTATATTTGTCGGTGGTAAGGGCGGTGTGGGCAAAACAACGACAGCGGCAGCGCTTGCCAGCCGCTATGCCGCGCAGCAAAAAAAGACTCTGATTATCTCAACTGATCCCGCGCATAGCTTAGGTGATGTACTTAATATGTCACTAAGTAATGAAAAAACGGCAATTACCCCTTACCTTGATGCGCTTGAGCTCAATCCTGATGTCATCGTTGACGCACATTTCAAGCAAGTTGAGCGTACCATCAAAGGCTACGCCAATCCTGATATGATGCCCAAGATTCGTGAACATTTGCGTCTATCAAAATCAGCCCCAGGGGCACAAGAAGCCGCCATGCTCGAGTCCATGTGTCAGCACTTGGTAGCGGCAGCAGATGCCGGCTATGAGCACATTGTTTTTGATACGGCGCCGACTGGACATACCTTACGTTTATTGGTATTACCAGAGATGATGGGAGCGTGGACAGATGGGTTATTGGCACAACAAAGGCGGCAGGCTAAACTGCGCTCGGTAGCAAGCAGTCTAGATACTGAGAAAAAGGTTGATGTTAGTAATCCTTTCACCAAACACAAACCTGATCGCTGGGAGCAAGCGGTATCGGTACTAGAGAAACGCAAGCAACTGTTTCGTCAGGCAGGAGCACTGCTACATGATCGTGAGAAAACAGCCATTGTATTGGTGATGACTGCCGATGTGTTGCCCTTGGCCGAAACCAAACGTGCCATACAGCAGTTAGAAGAGACCACGCTCACGCCAGCAGCAATTGTCGTCAATCAACTGATAACGCCTATGCAGACGGATGGGTTTTGGCGCAAACGTGCCGATAGGCAGCAGCAGCTCATGAATGAGATTGAAAGCAGCTTTGCAGATTATCCAGTATATCCAATCTATTTACAGCAGACAGACGTGCGCGGAACTGAAGCTTTGAGTAAGTTATTAAGCTAA
- a CDS encoding cory-CC-star protein, translated as MDDKKNDQPLWQRFLAGLNEFYHAPYRQTMARAARDEEDLFMLMMFAESLGIDNPASFYTLELQPLFLENFHEWHTRMGMEKCPFDHIGCC; from the coding sequence ATGGACGATAAAAAAAACGACCAGCCCTTATGGCAAAGGTTCCTTGCAGGGCTTAATGAGTTTTATCATGCTCCGTATCGACAAACGATGGCGCGGGCAGCACGTGATGAAGAAGATCTCTTTATGCTCATGATGTTTGCAGAGAGCCTCGGCATTGATAATCCCGCCAGTTTTTATACCCTGGAGCTGCAACCGCTGTTTTTGGAAAACTTTCATGAATGGCATACACGTATGGGGATGGAGAAATGTCCCTTTGATCATATTGGCTGTTGCTAG
- a CDS encoding carbon starvation CstA family protein, whose protein sequence is MNSAIVLLLGIAAMLCGYFFYSKFIATKILALDNSRPTPAHTMKDGVDYIPTNKYVLWGHHFTSVAGAAPIIGPAIAVIWGWVPAVLWVVFGTIFMAGVHDMSAIWASMRNRGQSIGSIAGTVMGTRVRSLMMVVIFLLLLMVNAVFGVAIANMLIKTPSAVLPVWGALIVAFIIGQCIYRYNMSLVWVSIIGVTALYGLIYFGPMFPVVLPETLFGLPDNAIWIIILFTYAAIASLLPVWMLLQPRDYINGLQLFVGLILLYAAIFISTPDIVAPAINTDLPIGTPSIMPLLFVTIACGAISGFHGLVATGTTSKQIDKEEDARFVGYFGALGEGMLALGAILAATAGFATLGDWQAVYQKFGDGSIGAFIDGGAAILNAGVGIEMVLSQTMLTVMAALFAGTTMDTGVRLQRYIFQEFGEFYNLPILTKGVVATLLAVGTCLLLAFGAGGIDGSGGMIIWPLFGTTNQLMAALTLMIVTVILLRNGKTVWYTLAPLSFLLVMTIFALLIQLKTFYVDGNWLLIIMDLIILIATILVTFESFSVLRREWSSHKGKDKA, encoded by the coding sequence ATGAATAGTGCCATTGTATTATTACTTGGGATTGCCGCTATGCTCTGCGGCTACTTTTTTTACTCGAAGTTCATTGCGACTAAGATTTTGGCATTAGATAATAGTCGCCCCACTCCAGCCCATACCATGAAAGACGGTGTGGACTATATACCCACCAATAAATATGTCCTCTGGGGGCATCACTTTACCTCTGTCGCTGGTGCGGCTCCCATTATCGGTCCAGCCATTGCTGTTATTTGGGGGTGGGTACCAGCGGTACTCTGGGTAGTCTTTGGTACGATATTCATGGCAGGGGTCCATGATATGTCAGCCATTTGGGCAAGTATGCGTAATCGTGGTCAATCCATTGGCTCTATTGCGGGCACAGTGATGGGTACCCGCGTCCGCAGCCTCATGATGGTGGTTATATTTTTATTATTACTCATGGTCAACGCCGTATTCGGTGTCGCCATCGCCAATATGCTGATTAAAACCCCATCAGCGGTACTGCCAGTGTGGGGTGCGTTGATTGTTGCCTTTATCATTGGTCAATGTATTTATCGCTATAACATGAGCCTAGTATGGGTTTCTATCATTGGGGTAACGGCATTATACGGATTGATTTATTTTGGGCCTATGTTCCCAGTCGTGTTACCTGAGACTCTTTTTGGTTTACCAGACAACGCTATTTGGATCATCATTCTATTCACCTATGCTGCAATTGCATCGCTACTACCAGTATGGATGCTATTGCAACCACGTGACTATATCAATGGACTGCAGTTATTCGTTGGTTTGATTCTACTGTATGCTGCCATCTTTATCTCAACACCCGATATTGTCGCGCCAGCCATTAATACTGATTTACCGATAGGTACACCATCAATCATGCCGCTGCTCTTTGTCACCATTGCTTGCGGGGCTATCTCAGGTTTCCACGGTCTGGTGGCAACGGGTACAACGTCCAAGCAAATTGACAAAGAAGAAGATGCGCGATTTGTTGGATATTTCGGAGCGCTTGGTGAAGGGATGTTGGCGCTAGGGGCTATTTTGGCTGCCACTGCAGGCTTTGCTACTCTTGGGGATTGGCAAGCAGTCTATCAAAAGTTTGGTGACGGCTCTATCGGTGCCTTTATTGATGGCGGTGCTGCTATCTTGAACGCAGGCGTTGGTATAGAAATGGTATTATCCCAAACCATGCTTACAGTCATGGCGGCTTTGTTTGCTGGTACGACAATGGATACAGGCGTGCGTTTGCAACGTTATATTTTCCAAGAGTTTGGAGAGTTCTATAACTTGCCAATATTGACCAAAGGTGTGGTTGCCACTTTGTTAGCCGTGGGAACTTGTTTGCTATTAGCATTCGGTGCCGGCGGTATTGATGGCTCAGGCGGTATGATTATCTGGCCACTATTCGGTACGACCAACCAGCTAATGGCGGCGCTCACGCTGATGATCGTGACAGTTATCTTACTGCGTAACGGCAAGACGGTTTGGTATACCTTAGCGCCACTGTCGTTCTTATTAGTGATGACCATCTTTGCCTTGCTGATTCAGTTAAAAACCTTCTACGTAGATGGTAACTGGTTGCTTATCATCATGGATCTCATCATCTTGATTGCCACAATCTTAGTGACTTTTGAGAGTTTCTCTGTCTTACGCCGTGAGTGGTCATCACATAAAGGCAAAGATAAAGCGTGA
- a CDS encoding hypoxanthine-guanine phosphoribosyltransferase translates to MTQISNQEIEKTLRNSECLISSIEVAAAYERLAAQLNLHYAGLNPIVMVVMNGGLIPAGQLLTHLTFYHRMHYIHASRYRDNAGTNELDWKFKPDVSIEGEHVLLIDDIFDEGITLKAIVEELGKEKPLSIECCVLLNKEHDRKVADFDVDFVGINVDDRYVYGCGMDFHGYLRHLPGIYAIKEDKI, encoded by the coding sequence ATGACTCAAATCAGTAATCAAGAGATAGAAAAAACCCTGCGTAATTCAGAGTGTCTTATCAGTAGCATTGAAGTAGCCGCTGCTTATGAGCGCTTGGCCGCCCAGCTCAATCTACATTATGCCGGTCTCAATCCTATTGTGATGGTGGTTATGAATGGTGGCCTTATCCCAGCCGGTCAACTATTGACTCATCTAACCTTTTACCATCGCATGCATTATATCCATGCATCACGCTATCGTGATAATGCGGGTACCAATGAGCTTGATTGGAAATTTAAGCCTGACGTAAGTATCGAAGGCGAACACGTTTTATTAATCGATGATATTTTTGACGAAGGTATTACTTTAAAAGCCATTGTTGAAGAATTAGGTAAAGAAAAACCCTTATCGATTGAATGTTGCGTATTACTCAATAAAGAGCATGATCGCAAAGTTGCAGACTTTGATGTTGATTTTGTGGGTATCAATGTTGATGATCGTTATGTTTATGGCTGTGGTATGGATTTCCATGGTTACTTGCGTCATCTGCCTGGTATCTACGCTATTAAAGAAGACAAAATCTAG
- the recD gene encoding exodeoxyribonuclease V subunit alpha: MNNNKSSAAISLQESWASNISDYILLRRQQTHLAYNVTDAKLNTGSEKIDRTPDSGLFAALFTMLAAHLEEGHTVLTIQETEHEVPLSGHINDEVVTLYAWQQQLLEMLAMPLIALNDTQIEVQSEVDITAEVSIFVLLENLFAKQDQLWAQLALSNHEKEILVKRLDTVAALYQLLKNSNLTFFSKLIDEHTLFADVNANTNQNENINSLSKNNQPIVYQLVNNKKADKQNAAITFWLHRAWQAEFNLAARINTILEQQVTPLEIAIPKNLHEHQIKAINVANNNAFSIITGGPGTGKTYTVAQLVIALQQATESGADASKSIRFSTDSASLALAAPTGKAAQRMQESLQAALDAADVELQLQEAKTIHRLLGIGRTGRPRYDANNPLGEDIIIVDEASMLGVELANYLVSAEKPGARLILLGDANQLAAVDAGAVLADLCRIPRLEPIHAELTESRRFTADSGIGKLAYQINKAKTDTHAIWQLLKHDKALSLQYVNSINPLQTEASLNNKRENSLSKNKNISNLTSNYRSYINEITTLLKNPMEKSIPESVKNTIASLMETFNQFRVLTAGHNGEWGDHYINNYFTQWHLTELKLPLGQNTWFHGRPVMVLQNNYELGLFNGDIGFCLQTGDNHSRLEVFFENKKQGIAVNLLNEEVIATAYAMTIHKSQGSEFDHVAITFDNSHARLLSKELIYTAVTRAKKQVTIYSTKSALEKAVQTPTERHTGLALQF; this comes from the coding sequence ATGAATAATAATAAGAGCAGCGCTGCTATTAGCTTACAAGAAAGCTGGGCCAGCAACATCAGTGATTATATTTTGCTGCGCCGTCAGCAAACGCATTTAGCGTATAACGTGACCGATGCCAAGCTTAATACTGGTAGTGAAAAAATAGACAGAACACCAGACAGCGGTTTATTTGCAGCCTTATTTACTATGTTAGCCGCGCATTTAGAAGAGGGGCATACTGTACTCACCATTCAGGAAACTGAGCACGAAGTACCGCTCAGCGGTCATATCAATGACGAAGTGGTGACACTATATGCTTGGCAACAGCAGCTGTTAGAGATGCTAGCAATGCCGCTTATTGCCTTGAATGACACTCAAATAGAGGTTCAGTCAGAGGTGGATATTACGGCTGAGGTATCAATATTCGTACTGCTAGAGAACTTGTTTGCTAAGCAAGACCAGCTATGGGCGCAGCTGGCACTCAGTAATCATGAAAAAGAGATCTTGGTTAAAAGGCTTGATACAGTAGCGGCACTCTACCAATTATTGAAAAATAGTAACTTAACGTTTTTTTCTAAGTTAATCGATGAGCACACTTTGTTCGCTGACGTTAATGCTAATACAAACCAGAATGAAAATATAAATAGCCTAAGCAAGAATAATCAACCTATCGTTTATCAGCTTGTAAATAACAAAAAGGCTGATAAACAAAACGCAGCAATCACTTTTTGGTTACACAGAGCTTGGCAAGCAGAATTTAACTTAGCCGCGCGCATCAACACTATTTTAGAGCAGCAGGTGACACCGCTAGAGATTGCAATACCCAAAAACCTTCACGAACATCAGATAAAGGCAATTAATGTCGCCAACAACAACGCCTTTAGTATTATTACTGGTGGACCAGGTACGGGGAAGACCTACACCGTTGCTCAGCTAGTGATTGCACTGCAACAGGCAACAGAGAGTGGGGCAGATGCGTCTAAAAGCATTAGGTTTAGCACTGACAGTGCCAGCTTGGCATTAGCAGCACCAACTGGTAAAGCTGCACAGCGGATGCAAGAGTCTCTGCAGGCGGCGTTGGACGCAGCAGATGTTGAGCTACAGTTGCAAGAAGCAAAAACCATTCATCGCTTGTTAGGTATCGGTCGGACGGGCAGACCGCGTTACGATGCCAATAATCCACTTGGCGAAGATATTATCATCGTCGATGAGGCATCGATGCTAGGGGTTGAGCTGGCGAACTATCTTGTGAGTGCGGAAAAGCCTGGCGCAAGGCTCATATTGTTAGGAGATGCGAACCAATTGGCAGCTGTAGATGCAGGGGCGGTACTGGCTGACTTGTGCCGTATTCCGCGGTTAGAGCCTATCCATGCAGAGCTAACAGAGAGCCGCCGATTTACAGCAGATTCGGGTATTGGCAAGCTTGCTTATCAAATCAATAAGGCAAAGACAGATACTCATGCTATTTGGCAGTTGTTAAAGCATGATAAGGCACTGAGTCTTCAATATGTGAATAGCATCAACCCCTTACAAACAGAAGCTTCTCTAAATAATAAGAGAGAAAATAGCCTAAGCAAAAATAAAAATATCTCAAACCTCACTTCAAATTACCGTTCTTACATAAACGAAATCACAACATTACTAAAGAATCCAATGGAAAAATCCATACCAGAATCAGTTAAAAATACTATTGCTTCATTAATGGAAACCTTTAATCAGTTCAGGGTGTTAACTGCCGGCCACAATGGCGAGTGGGGCGACCATTATATTAATAATTACTTTACTCAATGGCATCTGACTGAGCTTAAGCTACCACTGGGTCAAAACACATGGTTTCATGGTCGTCCCGTTATGGTCCTTCAAAACAACTATGAGCTAGGATTATTTAATGGCGATATTGGTTTTTGTTTGCAGACTGGTGATAATCATAGTCGACTCGAAGTGTTTTTTGAAAATAAGAAGCAGGGGATAGCCGTCAATCTTCTTAATGAAGAGGTGATCGCCACAGCCTATGCGATGACTATTCACAAATCGCAAGGGTCTGAGTTTGATCATGTGGCCATTACTTTTGATAATAGTCATGCAAGATTGCTGAGTAAAGAACTTATTTATACCGCTGTGACTCGTGCCAAAAAACAGGTAACCATATATAGTACGAAATCCGCTTTGGAAAAGGCCGTCCAAACACCTACTGAGCGCCATACGGGTTTGGCATTGCAATTTTAA